From Candidatus Zixiibacteriota bacterium:
GTCCGATCGATCCCGAGATGCTTTTTTATCTCAGAAGTCGGGGTATTTCCAATCAGGAAGCAGTTAAAACCGTGGTCTCCGGTTTTGTCGAACCGATGATCAATGAGCTTCCGGAATCACTCCGGGAAACTCTCAGGAATATGGTGGTCGGCAAGCTGACCGGAGAAGATAATGACTGAGGAATATATCAGGGTCTGCCGCCTCGATGACCTGCAGGAAGCCCGGACCAGGGTCTTCGAGATCGGCGGTAAACAACTGCTGGTCGCCCGGGAAAAAGACCAGGTCTATATAATCGACAATACCTGCACCCATGACAACGGCATCATCGGTGACGGTAAAGTCATTCAGGGCGAGGTTCAGTGTCCGCGCCATGGGGCGCGGTTCGATATCAAAACCGGACGGGCCATGCAACTGCCGGCCATAATGGATATCAAAACCTATAAAACCATGGTTGTAAATGGCGATGTCATGGTATCGCTGAAACGATATTGACGCATATAAAACCGGAATAATTTTTTATGCATACGATAACCAAATCCAGGGCTACTGTTAATCGGAATAAATTCGATCCGGCCCTAATAAAAAGGGATTTCCCGATTCTGCAGAGGAAAATCAACGGCCACCGGCTGGTCTATCTTGACAGCGCCGCCACCACCCAGAAACCGATCTCGGTGTTGAAATCTCTCGATGATTATTATCGGGCGCACAACGCCAATGTTCACCGGGGGTTGCATACCCTTGCCGAGGAAGCGACCTTGGCCTTCGAGACCACCCGCGAAAAAACCGCGCAATTCATCGGCGGAGTTAAATCCGAGGAAATCATCTACACCCGTAACGCCACCGAGGCCATCAATATGGTCGCTCAATCCTGGGGCCGGGCCAACATAAAAAAAGGGGATCGCATCGTTACCACCCATATGGAGCATCATGCCAATCTCATCCCCTGGATAATCCTCGCCCGCGATACCGGGGCTGAATTGCAATATATCCCGATTGACAACGATGGTTTCCTGGTGCTGGATCATCTTGAGGACATCATCGATACCCGCACCCGGCTGGTGGCCCTGACCCAGATGTCGAATGTCCTCGGGACCATTAATCCGGCTGATAGAATCATCGACCTGGCTCACCGGCGCGGCGCCCTGGTCTTAATCGACGGCGCTCAAAGTGTCCCCCATATGCCGGTTAATGCTGTCGAATTGGATACCGATTTCCTGGCCTTCTCGGCCCATAAAATGCTCGGGCCAACCGGAATCGGAATCCTCTATGGGAAAAAAGAAATTCTGGAAAGCATGGAGCCGGTTCAGTACGGCGGCGAGATG
This genomic window contains:
- a CDS encoding non-heme iron oxygenase ferredoxin subunit, coding for MTEEYIRVCRLDDLQEARTRVFEIGGKQLLVAREKDQVYIIDNTCTHDNGIIGDGKVIQGEVQCPRHGARFDIKTGRAMQLPAIMDIKTYKTMVVNGDVMVSLKRY
- a CDS encoding cysteine desulfurase, which translates into the protein MHTITKSRATVNRNKFDPALIKRDFPILQRKINGHRLVYLDSAATTQKPISVLKSLDDYYRAHNANVHRGLHTLAEEATLAFETTREKTAQFIGGVKSEEIIYTRNATEAINMVAQSWGRANIKKGDRIVTTHMEHHANLIPWIILARDTGAELQYIPIDNDGFLVLDHLEDIIDTRTRLVALTQMSNVLGTINPADRIIDLAHRRGALVLIDGAQSVPHMPVNAVELDTDFLAFSAHKMLGPTGIGILYGKKEILESMEPVQYGGEMISAVTFESATWADLPYKFEAGTPNIADAAAFSPALDYLINLGMENIRRHEMELTAYALEKLASLKHIEVFGPKNPELRGGAISFIDSAIHPHDLAQYLDSYGIAIRAGHHCAQPLARLLGVSSTARASFYIYNTLDDIDTMVEALKEARRYFGHV